A single window of Chloracidobacterium sp. DNA harbors:
- a CDS encoding 30S ribosomal protein S21, translated as MAFITVNSNESIESALRRFKRKVISEEIIKDLKKHAHFIPPSQKAKLKSANARKRNRRRFRQQRPMNNTSARPAAPQNR; from the coding sequence ATGGCTTTTATTACAGTAAATTCGAACGAATCGATCGAATCTGCACTTCGACGCTTTAAGCGGAAAGTGATCAGCGAAGAGATCATCAAAGATCTTAAGAAACACGCTCACTTCATCCCGCCGTCACAGAAGGCAAAACTGAAATCGGCAAATGCGCGTAAGCGTAACCGCCGTCGTTTCCGCCAACAACGGCCGATGAATAACACGTCAGCCCGCCCGGCAGCACCGCAAAACCGGTAG
- a CDS encoding protein-L-isoaspartate(D-aspartate) O-methyltransferase, whose translation MVRTAMTERLRDHYHIADKALLEVMNRLPRHAFVPEALKAQAYKDNALPIAGGQTISQPFIVARMTELLELKGTEKILEIGAGTGYQTAILASLARKVFAIERLANLATEAERRLRELGFRNVTIKAADGTAGWDLYHPYDAMLVAAGGPAIPDPLVRQLKVGGRLIIPIGDSQRAQNLIRVTRTATGYTQENFGPCAFVPLIGEHGWSEVAK comes from the coding sequence ATGGTCCGTACTGCGATGACCGAACGCCTGCGAGATCATTATCATATCGCCGACAAGGCTCTGCTCGAGGTAATGAATCGCCTGCCTAGGCACGCTTTTGTCCCCGAGGCCCTGAAGGCACAGGCATATAAGGATAATGCTCTGCCCATTGCGGGCGGACAGACGATCTCACAGCCGTTTATCGTCGCTCGAATGACCGAACTGCTCGAACTTAAAGGCACCGAAAAGATCCTGGAGATCGGCGCCGGCACGGGTTACCAGACTGCGATCCTGGCAAGCCTCGCCCGCAAGGTATTTGCCATCGAACGCCTCGCGAACCTGGCGACGGAGGCGGAACGACGTTTACGGGAACTCGGGTTCCGCAATGTCACGATCAAGGCCGCTGACGGCACTGCCGGCTGGGATCTTTATCATCCGTACGACGCAATGCTTGTCGCCGCCGGTGGCCCGGCGATACCGGACCCGCTAGTCCGGCAGTTGAAAGTCGGCGGACGACTGATAATACCTATCGGCGACAGCCAGCGTGCGCAAAACCTGATCCGCGTAACGCGCACCGCCACAGGATATACGCAGGAGAATTTCGGGCCGTGTGCATTTGTACCGCTGATCGGTGAGCACGGTTGGTCTGAGGTGGCAAAGTAG
- the surE gene encoding 5'/3'-nucleotidase SurE produces the protein MNNERTRILITNDDGIHSEGIAALEEALREIGDVYVVAPESEMSGAAHSLTLARPLRIRQIDERHWTVDGTPTDCVTLALNQILSAADAPHICCSGINHGANLGDDATYSGTVAGALEATILGVPALAFSLTSTRTHDFTESVRVAREVTAKAVAEGIPQGTLLNVNIPKGVPAGLRVTMQGFKTARPVISEHIDPRGKPYYWIGEVREGFRAEGGTDFEAIDEGYVSITPMRSDLTNHLVLEQLKCWNT, from the coding sequence ATGAATAACGAACGAACCCGAATACTGATCACGAACGACGACGGCATACACTCCGAGGGGATCGCCGCACTCGAAGAAGCATTGCGCGAGATCGGCGATGTCTATGTGGTCGCCCCCGAATCGGAGATGAGCGGAGCAGCACATAGCCTGACGCTCGCACGCCCCTTACGAATACGCCAGATCGACGAACGTCATTGGACCGTCGATGGCACGCCGACCGATTGTGTAACTCTGGCTCTGAACCAGATATTGTCCGCGGCCGATGCCCCGCACATCTGCTGTTCGGGGATCAATCACGGTGCCAATCTGGGCGATGATGCCACATACTCCGGGACGGTCGCCGGAGCGCTCGAGGCAACGATCCTTGGTGTTCCGGCCCTTGCATTCAGCCTGACATCGACGCGCACCCACGACTTTACCGAGTCGGTGCGGGTCGCCCGCGAGGTTACGGCGAAGGCGGTCGCTGAGGGCATTCCGCAGGGTACACTGCTAAACGTAAATATTCCGAAGGGCGTCCCTGCAGGTTTGCGTGTAACGATGCAAGGTTTTAAGACTGCACGTCCAGTGATCAGCGAACATATTGATCCAAGGGGCAAGCCATACTATTGGATCGGTGAGGTTCGCGAGGGATTTCGTGCCGAGGGCGGCACCGATTTTGAGGCGATCGACGAGGGATACGTTTCGATCACGCCGATGCGGAGCGACCTGACCAATCATCTCGTGCTCGAACAACTGAAATGCTGGAACACGTAA